In Fusobacterium canifelinum, a genomic segment contains:
- the pduB gene encoding propanediol utilization microcompartment protein PduB translates to MQENLVQKMVAEVVEKLKNKGIENSEKVEVTTPVGKCECRLTEFVGLTTHGHGIGLVIANVDPALHEAMGLDKKYRSIGIIGARTGAGPFIMAADEAVKATNTEVISIELPRDTEGGAGHGSLILFGAEDVSDVKRAVEVAINNVTEKFGDVYANSVGHIELQYTARASYAVNKAFGAPLGKAFGLIVGAPAAIGVVIADVALKAASVEALAYSSPSKGTSYSNESILAICGDSGAVKQAILAAKEVGVKLLEAMGGEAPSASHPYI, encoded by the coding sequence ATGCAAGAAAATTTAGTTCAAAAAATGGTAGCAGAAGTTGTAGAAAAACTGAAAAATAAAGGAATTGAAAATTCAGAAAAAGTAGAAGTTACTACACCTGTTGGAAAATGTGAATGCCGTTTGACAGAATTTGTAGGACTTACTACTCATGGACATGGTATAGGACTTGTAATTGCAAATGTTGACCCTGCATTACATGAAGCAATGGGACTTGATAAAAAATATCGTTCAATAGGGATCATTGGTGCAAGAACAGGAGCAGGTCCATTTATAATGGCAGCTGATGAAGCAGTAAAAGCTACAAACACAGAAGTAATTAGTATTGAATTACCAAGAGATACTGAAGGTGGAGCAGGACATGGTTCACTTATCCTATTCGGTGCAGAAGATGTATCAGATGTAAAAAGAGCAGTAGAAGTGGCAATTAATAATGTAACTGAAAAATTTGGAGATGTATATGCTAACAGTGTTGGACATATAGAACTTCAATACACTGCAAGAGCTTCTTATGCTGTTAATAAAGCTTTTGGAGCACCACTTGGAAAAGCTTTTGGACTAATAGTTGGAGCACCAGCTGCTATTGGTGTTGTTATTGCTGATGTTGCATTAAAGGCTGCAAGTGTTGAAGCATTAGCTTACTCATCTCCTTCAAAGGGAACTAGCTATTCAAACGAATCTATCTTAGCAATTTGTGGAGATTCAGGAGCAGTTAAACAAGCAATTTTAGCAGCAAAAGAAGTTGGAGTAAAACTTCTTGAAGCAATGGGTGGAGAAGCACCATCTGCATCTCATCCTTACATTTAA
- a CDS encoding 1-propanol dehydrogenase PduQ — protein sequence MKIFEANTEIYVGDKFDEIISKIKPKKAFIVTDSVMSKIGMTKKFENILIKKNIEYKIFDKVEVDPAFEIVNKALDKVIDFLPDIIVGIGGGSSLDTAKSIKYFIKKSNLHIPLIALPTTSGTGSEVTSYAVLTDKKNNIKIPLKDDEMIPEYAILDPELTKTLPKSVVADSGIDTLTHAIESYTCKGANFYTKVYALSAIRLIFKNLLRMYRDIKDEEARTEMAKASCIAGFAFEKSGLGINHSVAHAIGGKFHIAHGKINGIILPYVIRFNSEDKTTAQRYYEISKDLGFPANSIEEGAESLAVAVELLNKNLNLPSCVKDLAIDEEKYRNEIEFMSKSALEDICTSGNIREVNLEDFKKLFEKVYE from the coding sequence ATGAAAATTTTTGAAGCAAACACAGAAATATATGTGGGAGATAAGTTTGATGAAATTATCAGTAAAATTAAACCAAAAAAAGCTTTTATAGTGACTGATTCAGTTATGTCGAAAATAGGAATGACTAAAAAATTTGAAAATATCCTTATTAAAAAAAATATAGAATATAAAATTTTTGATAAAGTTGAAGTTGATCCTGCTTTTGAAATTGTAAATAAAGCCCTAGATAAAGTTATTGATTTTCTCCCAGATATAATAGTTGGAATTGGAGGTGGTTCTTCTCTTGATACTGCTAAGTCAATTAAATATTTTATAAAAAAATCTAATCTTCATATACCTTTGATAGCTTTGCCTACTACAAGTGGAACAGGCTCTGAGGTAACTTCTTATGCAGTTTTGACAGACAAAAAGAATAATATCAAAATTCCACTAAAAGATGATGAAATGATACCTGAATATGCAATACTTGATCCTGAACTTACAAAAACTTTACCCAAGTCAGTTGTGGCAGATTCAGGTATAGATACCCTAACTCATGCCATTGAATCATATACTTGTAAAGGAGCAAATTTTTACACTAAGGTGTATGCTCTTTCTGCCATAAGACTCATATTTAAAAATCTTTTAAGAATGTATAGAGATATAAAAGATGAAGAAGCTAGAACAGAAATGGCAAAAGCATCTTGTATAGCAGGTTTTGCATTTGAAAAATCTGGTTTAGGAATAAATCATAGTGTAGCTCATGCTATTGGTGGTAAATTTCATATAGCCCATGGAAAAATTAACGGAATTATTCTACCTTATGTAATTAGATTTAATTCAGAAGATAAAACTACTGCTCAAAGATACTATGAAATTTCAAAAGATTTAGGTTTTCCTGCAAATAGCATAGAAGAAGGAGCAGAAAGTTTAGCTGTAGCAGTTGAACTATTGAATAAAAATTTAAATCTTCCTAGTTGTGTTAAAGACTTAGCAATAGATGAAGAAAAATATAGAAATGAAATAGAATTTATGTCTAAATCTGCACTTGAAGATATTTGTACAAGTGGAAACATAAGAGAAGTAAATTTAGAAGATTTTAAAAAACTATTTGAGAAAGTATATGAGTAA
- a CDS encoding hybrid sensor histidine kinase/response regulator translates to MQIHKKITIINTFLLFVFVVLFIYFFNIEISLNNLLKFLFFIFIFFIISNFFTKFSLVNTYKTIQKLDKVLSLLHNQFIAELENNFLSLQECFSEVFSTVKLDILDILVKEEEIKKEKEKAEILSAKLKELNKSLEDKVNERTRELSISKEIAESANKAKNEFLAKISHEMRTPLTPIIGYSRILAKEINDPSSKEKLEIIHTSGVKLLNFTNELLDFSKIESGKVDLNYETFNIRTLFQDIYHEHIDLAKSKNINFKIDYLHANVSIYSDKIKIYEIAKNIIHNALKYTEKGFVLCDVFVENNTLFFNVYDSGIGISEENIKNIFESFVQIGSEQSGAGLGLSITKKLLEVLNGKIEVESKVGIGSTFKIQIPIETSQKEFENFSDVINKILNSNNIGIKTIFLKSILKLPLRIKDLKEAHKKQDIEEVRKINHLIKGTYGNLNLSLVYDISQKISAELKKENISFDSVLHYIEELEYLTHTLDYNELFNTYLQFKERKIKILIAEDAEETRDFLKVLLETRLIEVTCVENGLEALNLLKNEKFDLIFLDISMPVMDGVQTVATIKANDNFKDIPVVALTAHAIIGYKKKYLNYGFDAYITKPINDSVLFSCLEKFILNEKR, encoded by the coding sequence ATGCAAATACATAAAAAAATTACAATTATTAATACATTTCTCTTATTTGTTTTTGTTGTATTGTTCATATATTTTTTTAATATAGAAATTTCTTTAAATAATTTATTAAAATTTTTATTTTTTATATTTATATTTTTTATAATATCAAATTTTTTTACAAAATTTTCTTTAGTAAATACTTATAAAACTATACAGAAATTGGATAAAGTTCTTTCTCTACTTCATAATCAATTTATTGCTGAATTGGAGAATAATTTTTTAAGTTTACAAGAATGCTTTAGTGAAGTGTTTTCAACAGTAAAACTTGATATTTTGGATATACTGGTTAAGGAAGAGGAAATAAAAAAGGAAAAAGAAAAAGCTGAAATTCTAAGTGCTAAATTAAAAGAATTAAATAAGAGTTTGGAAGATAAAGTTAATGAAAGAACAAGAGAACTAAGTATTTCAAAAGAAATTGCAGAATCAGCAAATAAAGCTAAAAATGAGTTTTTGGCTAAAATTAGCCATGAGATGCGTACACCACTTACACCTATTATTGGATATTCAAGAATTTTAGCAAAAGAAATAAACGATCCTTCATCTAAGGAAAAATTAGAAATAATACATACTTCTGGTGTAAAGTTACTTAATTTTACAAATGAACTTTTAGATTTTTCAAAAATAGAGTCTGGTAAGGTTGATTTAAACTACGAGACTTTTAATATAAGGACATTATTTCAAGATATCTATCATGAACATATTGATTTAGCTAAAAGTAAAAATATTAATTTTAAAATTGATTATTTACATGCTAATGTTTCAATTTATTCAGATAAGATAAAGATTTATGAAATTGCAAAAAATATTATCCATAATGCTTTAAAATATACAGAAAAAGGTTTTGTATTATGTGATGTTTTTGTAGAAAATAATACTTTATTTTTTAATGTTTATGATAGTGGTATTGGAATTTCAGAAGAAAATATTAAAAATATCTTTGAAAGCTTTGTTCAAATTGGAAGTGAGCAATCAGGAGCAGGTTTAGGTTTGAGTATTACTAAAAAATTACTTGAAGTTTTAAATGGAAAAATAGAGGTTGAAAGTAAGGTTGGTATAGGTTCTACTTTTAAAATTCAAATTCCTATTGAAACATCACAGAAAGAATTTGAAAATTTCTCTGATGTTATAAATAAAATTTTAAATTCAAATAACATTGGAATTAAAACAATATTTTTAAAGAGTATATTAAAATTACCACTTAGAATAAAGGATTTAAAAGAAGCTCATAAAAAACAAGATATTGAAGAGGTTAGAAAAATTAATCATCTAATAAAAGGTACTTATGGAAATCTTAATTTATCTCTTGTGTATGATATTTCTCAAAAAATATCTGCTGAATTGAAAAAAGAAAATATTTCTTTTGATTCGGTCTTACATTATATAGAAGAATTAGAATATTTAACTCATACCTTGGATTATAATGAGCTTTTTAATACATATCTTCAATTTAAAGAAAGAAAAATTAAAATCTTAATTGCTGAGGATGCAGAAGAAACAAGAGATTTTTTAAAAGTCTTATTAGAAACTCGACTTATTGAGGTTACATGTGTAGAGAATGGATTAGAAGCTCTTAACTTGCTAAAAAATGAAAAATTTGATTTAATATTCTTAGATATATCTATGCCTGTTATGGATGGGGTCCAGACTGTTGCTACAATAAAGGCTAATGACAACTTTAAAGATATTCCTGTTGTTGCCCTTACAGCACATGCAATAATAGGTTATAAGAAAAAATATTTAAACTATGGTTTTGATGCCTATATTACAAAACCAATAAATGATTCTGTTCTATTTAGTTGCTTAGAAAAATTTATACTTAATGAGAAAAGGTGA
- a CDS encoding response regulator transcription factor — protein sequence MVKLLIIEDSEETVDLIRFILSDESDIKIFDANSIKDSINLIKKDIFDIILLDLSLPDGNGTYICEQVRKFPELYGKPFIIALTADTSQESVNKNLELGCDDYIKKPFDTEELLIRLRKFIKRLPQNKDVIIYEDIKLFLSNKTVIYNDEFIDLSKNEFELLYYFIINKGLLLTRINILDNVWKENLDISDKAVDQCLKRLRKKLPILNKNLISKRGFGYILK from the coding sequence ATGGTAAAACTTTTAATAATAGAAGATTCAGAAGAAACGGTAGATTTAATAAGATTTATACTTTCTGATGAAAGTGATATAAAAATTTTTGATGCAAATAGTATAAAAGACAGTATAAATTTAATAAAAAAAGATATTTTTGATATTATTTTACTTGACTTATCTCTACCTGATGGAAATGGTACTTACATATGCGAACAAGTGAGAAAGTTTCCTGAATTATATGGAAAACCTTTTATTATAGCTCTCACAGCAGATACATCACAAGAAAGTGTGAATAAAAATCTTGAATTGGGTTGTGATGACTATATCAAAAAACCTTTTGATACTGAGGAGTTACTAATAAGATTAAGAAAATTTATAAAAAGACTGCCTCAAAACAAAGATGTTATTATTTATGAGGATATAAAATTATTTTTATCTAACAAGACTGTGATATATAATGATGAATTTATTGACTTATCTAAAAATGAATTTGAGCTTTTATATTATTTTATTATAAATAAAGGGCTTCTTTTAACTAGAATAAATATTTTAGATAATGTTTGGAAAGAAAATTTAGATATAAGCGATAAGGCTGTTGATCAGTGTTTAAAAAGATTAAGAAAAAAACTTCCAATTTTAAATAAGAATCTTATTTCAAAAAGAGGTTTTGGTTATATTCTAAAATAA
- a CDS encoding PocR ligand-binding domain-containing protein, with protein MKFKVTTNNFLDIEFFQTLQDRFAEEFGIASIITDVNGVPLTKPSNFTDFCINNVRGCETGLKKCQFFDAYGGCKAKINKKPIIYPCHAGLIDFASPIIMGDTQVGCFLCGQVLIEKPDEEKFRVYAKELGINEEKYIEALRKVKILPYERIEYIANFLYKISSKMSNFIYYQNMGISANEFYKNCINEFHKHLEADEKNKIENKSFSFKNILNKISETLKTDYKINEKELLRINKNSDNISKKSSSIIKNIQETIKNFNNFDIS; from the coding sequence ATGAAATTTAAAGTAACTACAAATAATTTTTTAGATATAGAATTTTTTCAAACTTTACAAGATAGATTTGCTGAGGAATTTGGAATTGCAAGTATTATTACAGATGTAAATGGAGTTCCCTTAACTAAACCAAGTAATTTTACAGATTTTTGTATAAATAATGTAAGAGGTTGTGAAACAGGTTTAAAAAAATGCCAGTTTTTTGACGCTTATGGAGGTTGTAAGGCAAAAATAAATAAAAAACCTATTATTTATCCCTGTCATGCAGGTTTAATAGATTTTGCAAGTCCAATTATTATGGGAGATACACAAGTTGGTTGTTTCTTGTGTGGACAAGTTCTAATAGAAAAACCAGATGAAGAAAAATTTAGAGTGTATGCTAAAGAATTAGGAATTAATGAGGAAAAATATATAGAAGCATTGAGAAAAGTAAAAATTTTACCTTATGAGAGAATTGAATATATTGCAAATTTTCTATACAAAATATCGTCAAAGATGTCCAATTTTATATATTATCAAAATATGGGAATCTCTGCCAATGAATTCTATAAAAATTGTATAAATGAATTTCATAAACATTTAGAAGCTGATGAGAAAAATAAAATTGAAAATAAAAGTTTTTCTTTTAAAAATATTTTAAATAAAATTTCTGAAACTTTAAAAACAGATTATAAAATCAATGAAAAGGAATTATTAAGAATAAATAAAAATTCTGATAATATTTCTAAAAAATCTTCATCTATAATAAAAAATATACAAGAAACTATTAAAAATTTTAATAATTTTGATATATCATAG
- a CDS encoding DUF116 domain-containing protein, whose amino-acid sequence MKKIYISLLKSLLYIAFIITTKFKKQKLNDYFSRKFLEINNDYVLKKIKKKINGKILILLPHCIQLYNCEYKITSDINNCRVCGKSVVYNFVDIQNKYQNIEVKIATGGTLARKYVKEIKPDLIIAVACKRDLISGIKDAEPFLVYGVFNKIKVEPCINTTIIMDDIYKILEEINL is encoded by the coding sequence GTGAAAAAAATTTATATCAGTCTTTTAAAGTCTTTGTTATATATAGCTTTCATTATCACAACAAAGTTTAAAAAACAAAAATTGAATGATTATTTTTCAAGAAAATTTTTAGAAATAAATAATGATTATGTATTAAAAAAGATAAAAAAGAAAATAAATGGTAAAATTTTGATACTTTTACCTCATTGTATTCAACTCTATAATTGTGAATATAAAATAACATCAGATATAAATAATTGTAGAGTTTGTGGAAAATCTGTAGTCTATAATTTTGTGGATATACAAAATAAATATCAAAATATAGAAGTAAAAATAGCAACTGGTGGAACACTTGCAAGAAAATATGTTAAAGAAATAAAACCTGACTTAATAATTGCAGTTGCTTGTAAAAGAGATTTAATAAGTGGAATAAAAGATGCAGAGCCATTTTTAGTTTATGGAGTATTTAATAAAATAAAGGTTGAGCCTTGTATTAACACAACAATTATTATGGATGATATTTATAAAATTTTAGAGGAAATAAATTTATAG
- a CDS encoding tetratricopeptide repeat protein, whose product MRKYLVISLLASYSIVFAGESEDFKAVDNLYKERNFKAALVESEKFLQKYPESKHQKSMRDKVAKIYFLEKNYKKAEEIFKKLFTMEEKQSQKDEYASYLARANALLNKPDAAMFYVKEIKDKKVFQKTFFAVAQNFLAKENNEAAQKAYKEIIDNKYENYKESMMGLGIVYYNLKDYDKAIYWLSEYSKEMPKENKEMVSYLRASALYRKGNTDEAIGRFEELANVEPSTEYSRKAALYLIEIYSNRKDETKVTFYLNRIKGTKEYNTAMTMIGDLYVTKENYNKALDYYGQSNDKNNPKLIYGEAYSLYKNGKYEEALKKFQSLKNSDYYNQSIYHIFAINYKLKNFDEIIRDREIIRKVVVSQVDTDNIIRIIANSAYQVGNYKLAKDYYGRLFAVSPDKENLFRVILLDSQMLDMEDLRIRFNQYNELYSNDTEFKKDVYLYTGDAYYKAGDPERAEQIYKTYLNQYTNTEVISSLMSTLLEQKKYDEMQQYLSLAQDESSVNYLKGIAAMGLGKYDEAESEFQKVLASGDQSLSTKVYLNRVRNYFLAERYNEAVQAGEQYLSKLSPDKDKVIYSEMLDKIGLSYFRLGKYDQARSYYSKIASMKGYEVYGKFQIADSYYNEQNYEKAGSLYKEVYNQFGETFYGEQAYYKYIMTLSLTGNTDAYEREKNNFMKVYPNSNLRGTIANLTTNMYIESGDTDKAIESLNNSSSNTDDVAIKETNTTKIITLKLQKKDYKDIEKYIAELPTEEERAYYSAQYYAAKKDPKAVKEYEALLQYDKYKAYASKGLGDYYFDKKDLAKAKKYYGTYATVNKNPDEYILYRLGQANEKENNLKMALTDYKAVYSKNGKLANDAMLRAAEIYDKQENVAEAEKLFTKLYAVKNNKDLKAYSIEKLIYYKLVKNNTKEAKKLYDELKKLDAKRAQKFKAYF is encoded by the coding sequence ATGAGAAAATATTTAGTAATATCACTTTTAGCTAGTTACAGTATAGTTTTTGCAGGAGAATCAGAAGATTTTAAAGCAGTTGATAATTTGTATAAAGAAAGAAACTTCAAAGCTGCTTTGGTTGAGTCAGAAAAATTTCTACAAAAATATCCTGAATCAAAACATCAAAAAAGTATGAGAGACAAGGTTGCAAAAATATACTTTTTAGAAAAAAATTATAAAAAAGCAGAAGAAATATTTAAAAAATTATTTACAATGGAAGAAAAACAATCTCAAAAAGATGAATATGCTTCTTATTTAGCAAGAGCTAATGCACTATTAAATAAGCCAGATGCAGCTATGTTTTATGTGAAAGAAATTAAAGATAAAAAAGTATTTCAAAAAACATTTTTTGCAGTAGCACAAAATTTTCTAGCTAAGGAAAATAATGAAGCTGCTCAAAAAGCATATAAAGAAATTATTGATAATAAATATGAAAATTATAAAGAGTCTATGATGGGCTTAGGTATAGTTTATTATAATTTAAAAGATTATGATAAAGCGATATATTGGTTATCTGAATATTCAAAGGAAATGCCTAAAGAAAATAAAGAAATGGTTTCATATTTAAGAGCTTCAGCACTTTATAGGAAAGGAAATACAGATGAAGCTATAGGTCGTTTTGAAGAATTAGCAAATGTAGAACCTTCAACAGAATATTCAAGAAAGGCAGCACTATATTTAATAGAAATTTATAGTAATAGAAAAGATGAAACAAAAGTAACTTTCTATTTGAATAGAATAAAAGGTACGAAAGAATATAATACTGCAATGACTATGATAGGTGACTTATATGTAACAAAGGAAAATTATAATAAGGCCTTAGATTACTATGGTCAAAGTAATGATAAAAATAATCCAAAGCTTATTTATGGAGAAGCATATTCACTATATAAAAATGGTAAGTATGAAGAAGCTTTGAAAAAATTCCAATCATTAAAAAATAGTGATTATTATAATCAATCAATTTATCATATATTTGCAATAAATTATAAATTAAAGAATTTTGATGAAATTATAAGAGATAGAGAAATTATAAGAAAAGTTGTTGTTAGCCAAGTTGATACAGATAACATCATTAGAATAATTGCAAACTCTGCATATCAAGTTGGTAACTATAAGCTAGCAAAAGATTACTATGGTAGACTTTTTGCAGTTTCACCAGATAAAGAAAATTTATTTAGAGTAATACTTTTAGATAGCCAAATGCTAGATATGGAAGACTTAAGAATTAGATTTAATCAATATAATGAACTATATTCTAATGATACAGAGTTTAAAAAAGATGTATACTTATATACAGGAGATGCTTACTATAAAGCTGGAGATCCTGAAAGAGCTGAACAAATTTATAAGACTTATTTAAATCAATATACAAATACAGAAGTTATATCAAGTTTGATGTCAACATTATTAGAACAAAAGAAATATGATGAAATGCAACAATATTTATCACTTGCACAAGATGAAAGCAGTGTAAACTATTTGAAAGGTATAGCTGCTATGGGACTTGGAAAATATGATGAAGCAGAATCAGAATTTCAAAAGGTTCTAGCAAGTGGAGATCAAAGTTTAAGTACAAAGGTTTATCTAAATAGAGTTAGAAACTACTTCTTGGCAGAAAGATATAATGAAGCTGTTCAAGCAGGGGAACAATATCTATCTAAATTAAGTCCAGATAAAGACAAAGTTATATATAGTGAAATGTTAGATAAAATAGGATTGAGTTACTTTAGACTTGGAAAATATGATCAAGCAAGATCTTATTATTCAAAAATAGCTAGTATGAAAGGTTATGAAGTTTATGGTAAATTCCAAATAGCTGACAGTTACTATAATGAACAAAATTATGAAAAAGCAGGAAGTTTATATAAAGAAGTTTATAATCAATTTGGTGAAACTTTCTATGGAGAGCAAGCATATTATAAATATATAATGACACTTAGCTTAACAGGAAATACTGATGCTTATGAAAGAGAAAAGAATAACTTTATGAAAGTATATCCAAATAGTAATTTAAGAGGAACAATAGCAAATCTTACTACAAATATGTATATAGAAAGTGGAGATACTGATAAAGCAATAGAATCTTTAAATAATTCAAGCTCAAATACTGATGATGTAGCTATTAAGGAAACTAATACTACTAAGATAATAACTTTAAAATTACAAAAGAAAGACTATAAAGATATTGAAAAATATATAGCAGAATTGCCAACAGAAGAAGAGAGAGCTTACTATTCAGCACAATATTATGCTGCTAAAAAAGATCCAAAAGCAGTAAAAGAATATGAAGCACTATTACAGTATGATAAATATAAGGCTTATGCTTCAAAAGGTCTAGGAGATTATTACTTTGATAAAAAAGATTTAGCAAAAGCTAAAAAATATTATGGAACTTATGCTACTGTAAATAAAAATCCAGATGAATATATTTTATATAGATTAGGACAAGCTAATGAAAAAGAAAATAACTTAAAAATGGCTTTAACTGATTATAAGGCTGTATATTCTAAAAATGGTAAACTTGCTAATGATGCTATGCTAAGAGCAGCAGAAATCTATGATAAGCAAGAAAATGTAGCAGAGGCTGAAAAGTTATTTACAAAATTATATGCAGTAAAGAATAATAAAGACTTAAAAGCTTATTCTATTGAAAAATTAATTTATTATAAACTTGTAAAAAATAATACAAAAGAAGCTAAAAAATTGTATGATGAACTTAAAAAGCTAGATGCAAAAAGAGCGCAAAAATTTAAGGCATACTTCTAG
- a CDS encoding MotA/TolQ/ExbB proton channel family protein gives MQILKAGGILMYFILFMGIIGLYAVLERFSYFLIRERNNFSKLPSDVRQLINEGKIKEAIVALNSNKSSTSLVLKEILIYGYKENKETLSALEEKGKEKAIERIKSLERNMWLLSLVANASPLLGLLGTVTGMITAFNSIALNGTGDAGVLAKGISEALYTTAGGLIVAIPCMIFYNYFNKKIDLIVSDIEKTCTELLNHFRE, from the coding sequence ATGCAAATACTTAAAGCAGGTGGAATATTAATGTATTTTATTCTCTTTATGGGAATAATAGGGCTTTATGCAGTATTAGAAAGATTTTCATATTTTCTAATAAGAGAGAGAAACAATTTTTCTAAATTACCCTCAGATGTAAGACAACTTATAAATGAAGGTAAAATCAAAGAAGCAATAGTCGCTTTAAATTCTAATAAATCATCAACTTCATTAGTTTTAAAAGAAATATTGATTTATGGATATAAGGAAAATAAGGAAACTTTATCTGCACTTGAAGAAAAAGGTAAAGAGAAGGCAATAGAACGAATAAAATCATTGGAAAGAAATATGTGGCTTCTTTCATTGGTAGCTAATGCTTCTCCATTATTAGGACTATTGGGAACAGTTACTGGTATGATAACAGCATTTAATTCAATAGCATTGAATGGAACAGGAGATGCAGGAGTCTTGGCAAAAGGGATATCAGAAGCCCTATATACAACAGCAGGAGGGCTTATTGTAGCTATACCTTGTATGATATTTTATAATTATTTTAATAAAAAAATTGATTTAATAGTGAGTGATATAGAAAAGACTTGTACAGAGTTGTTGAACCATTTCAGAGAGTAG